A part of Bacillus thuringiensis genomic DNA contains:
- a CDS encoding YesK-like family protein gives MEWLDGFSIFYIIGGITIILVFAISYLLKKRFPNKQFDIIFALSLILLCLASFPVTMMVIGGWEGMGYGFIGFFVLLGTLIGMIAHQLLKITRKSYV, from the coding sequence ATGGAGTGGTTAGATGGATTTAGTATCTTTTATATCATTGGCGGAATTACGATTATCCTTGTATTTGCTATTTCGTATTTACTAAAGAAACGGTTTCCAAATAAACAGTTCGATATTATATTTGCACTTAGTTTAATACTTCTTTGCTTAGCATCCTTTCCGGTTACAATGATGGTGATTGGTGGATGGGAAGGAATGGGATATGGATTTATTGGTTTCTTCGTTCTACTTGGTACACTTATCGGTATGATTGCACATCAACTTTTAAAAATCACGAGAAAAAGCTACGTATAA
- the proS gene encoding proline--tRNA ligase, with product MAKEQVQAITKMEEDFAQWYTDIVKKAELVDYSSVKGCMILRPYGYALWENMQKVMDEKLKATGHENVYMPMFIPESLLQKEKDHVEGFAPEVAWVTHGGDEKLAERLCVRPTSETLFCEHFSKIVQSYNDLPKLYNQWCSVVRWEKTTRPFLRTTEFLWQEGHTIHETAEESQAETLHILNLYASFCEDYLAIPVIKGQKTEKEKFAGAKATYTIESLMHDGKALQTGTSHNFGTNFSEAFDIKFLDRNGKWKYVHQTSWGVSTRMIGGLIMVHSDNNGLVMPPKVAPVQVVIVPIAQHKEGVLAKATELQEHIQKVARVKIDASNKTPGWKFNEYEMKGIPIRLEVGPKDIEKNQVVLVRRDTKEKEFISMDQLEKRIPALLEEIHNSLFNKAKVFRDENTYSATNFEEMKKVVDEKQGFIKAMWCGELACEEKLKEEIGVSSRCMPFEQEQLADECICCGKEAKQMVYWGKAY from the coding sequence ATGGCAAAAGAACAAGTACAAGCGATTACGAAGATGGAAGAGGATTTTGCACAGTGGTACACAGATATTGTAAAAAAAGCAGAACTTGTTGATTATTCAAGTGTAAAAGGATGTATGATTCTACGTCCGTACGGTTATGCCTTATGGGAAAATATGCAGAAAGTTATGGATGAGAAGTTAAAAGCAACTGGTCATGAAAATGTGTATATGCCAATGTTTATCCCAGAGAGTTTATTGCAAAAAGAGAAGGACCATGTAGAAGGGTTTGCTCCTGAAGTAGCATGGGTGACACATGGCGGGGATGAAAAATTAGCGGAGAGACTTTGTGTACGCCCTACATCTGAAACTTTATTCTGTGAACATTTTTCAAAAATTGTGCAATCCTATAATGATTTGCCAAAGCTATATAATCAGTGGTGTTCAGTAGTTCGTTGGGAAAAGACAACGAGACCATTCCTTCGTACAACGGAATTCTTATGGCAAGAAGGTCATACGATCCATGAAACGGCAGAGGAATCTCAAGCTGAAACGTTACATATTTTAAATCTATATGCTTCTTTCTGTGAAGACTACTTAGCGATACCAGTAATTAAAGGACAAAAGACAGAAAAAGAAAAGTTTGCGGGTGCAAAGGCTACTTATACGATTGAAAGCTTAATGCATGATGGGAAAGCACTTCAAACAGGAACATCTCATAACTTTGGAACGAATTTCTCAGAAGCATTTGATATTAAGTTTTTAGATCGTAACGGTAAGTGGAAATATGTACACCAAACATCTTGGGGTGTATCAACAAGAATGATAGGTGGACTTATTATGGTCCATAGTGATAATAATGGGCTTGTAATGCCACCAAAAGTTGCTCCAGTGCAAGTTGTTATCGTACCGATTGCGCAGCATAAAGAAGGAGTTTTAGCGAAAGCAACAGAGTTACAAGAACATATTCAAAAGGTTGCACGAGTAAAAATAGATGCTAGTAATAAAACACCAGGCTGGAAATTTAATGAGTATGAAATGAAAGGCATTCCAATTCGATTAGAAGTTGGTCCTAAAGATATTGAAAAGAATCAAGTCGTACTTGTAAGAAGAGATACGAAAGAAAAAGAATTTATATCAATGGATCAATTAGAAAAACGTATTCCAGCACTACTTGAGGAAATTCATAATTCTTTATTTAATAAGGCAAAAGTATTTCGCGATGAGAATACGTATAGTGCGACGAATTTCGAAGAGATGAAAAAAGTAGTGGATGAAAAGCAAGGATTTATTAAGGCAATGTGGTGCGGA